From the genome of Mycetocola spongiae, one region includes:
- a CDS encoding MFS transporter yields MATTPPDPDPESWLSPAERARLSRPLPEGAIIGSLAFTGLVAAFMMTLVTPLIPALPDLLGVSATDAMWVLSSTLLAAAVATPIAGRLGDLYGKRRMVLLLLGLMVIGSVLAIFSSTLIPLVIARALQGTALGVVPLGVSILRDVLGPDRLGKAVALVSATMGIGGAVGLPVAAAISQFLSWHLLFVLAGLLGLIGIVLVWKFVPVSTLRATGTFDALGAVGLGLGLVGILLAVSKGNEWGWASPLTLGCGIGGILVIGLWTIYELRINSPLIDIRISMRRSVLLTNLASITVGFAFFASTVLLPQLLQSPTDTGVGLGQSMLIASLCMMPSGLIMWAMSPVAARLIERAGPRVSLGLGIFIIAAGYFLTIGFMTEVWHAVLTATAVGFGVGFAYAAMPTLIMGAVPATETAASNGVNSVMRTLGSTSASAVMGLVLAANLVTSNGVSTPSAGAFHAGFIISGVVALAGLGLTLAIPRRPRSYRDASLPG; encoded by the coding sequence ATGGCCACCACTCCCCCCGATCCCGATCCCGAGTCCTGGCTCAGCCCGGCCGAACGCGCCCGGCTCAGCCGTCCCCTCCCCGAGGGGGCCATCATCGGCAGCCTCGCCTTCACCGGCCTCGTCGCCGCGTTTATGATGACGCTTGTCACGCCGCTGATCCCCGCGCTCCCCGACCTGCTGGGGGTATCCGCCACCGATGCAATGTGGGTGCTCAGCTCCACGCTCCTGGCCGCCGCGGTGGCCACGCCGATCGCGGGCCGCCTCGGGGATCTCTACGGCAAACGCCGCATGGTGCTGCTCCTGCTGGGCCTGATGGTGATCGGCTCCGTGCTGGCCATATTTAGCTCCACCCTGATCCCGCTCGTCATCGCGCGGGCGCTCCAGGGAACCGCGCTTGGTGTGGTCCCGCTCGGGGTCAGCATCCTGCGCGATGTGCTGGGGCCCGATCGCCTCGGCAAGGCGGTGGCCCTCGTGAGCGCCACGATGGGCATCGGCGGGGCTGTGGGGCTGCCCGTGGCCGCCGCGATCTCGCAGTTCCTCTCCTGGCACCTGCTTTTTGTGCTGGCTGGGCTCCTGGGCCTGATCGGCATCGTCCTGGTCTGGAAATTTGTTCCGGTCAGCACGCTGCGCGCGACCGGCACCTTTGATGCCCTGGGCGCGGTGGGCCTGGGCCTCGGCCTGGTGGGAATCCTCCTGGCGGTATCCAAGGGCAATGAGTGGGGCTGGGCCAGCCCGCTTACGCTCGGATGTGGAATCGGTGGCATCCTGGTGATCGGGTTGTGGACGATCTACGAGCTGCGCATCAACAGCCCCCTGATCGATATCCGCATCTCGATGCGCCGCAGCGTGCTGCTCACCAACCTCGCCTCCATCACGGTGGGCTTCGCATTTTTTGCCAGCACCGTGCTGCTCCCCCAGCTCCTGCAATCACCCACCGATACCGGGGTGGGCCTGGGCCAGAGCATGCTCATCGCGAGCCTGTGCATGATGCCCAGCGGGCTGATCATGTGGGCCATGTCCCCGGTGGCCGCGCGCCTGATTGAGCGCGCCGGGCCGCGGGTGAGCCTGGGCCTGGGAATCTTTATTATCGCGGCCGGCTATTTCCTCACCATCGGATTCATGACCGAGGTATGGCACGCGGTACTCACCGCGACCGCGGTGGGCTTCGGCGTGGGATTTGCCTATGCAGCGATGCCCACCCTGATCATGGGGGCCGTTCCGGCCACCGAGACGGCCGCATCCAACGGGGTCAACTCGGTCATGCGCACGCTCGGCTCCACGAGCGCCAGCGCCGTGATGGGTCTTGTGCTCGCGGCCAATCTGGTCACCAGCAATGGCGTGAGCACGCCGAGCGCGGGGGCCTTCCATGCGGGCTTTATTATCTCGGGCGTCGTGGCGCTTGCCGGGCTCGGCCTGACCCTGGCTATTCCGCGCCGCCCGCGCTCCTACCGCGATGCGAGCCTGCCCGGATAG